The proteins below come from a single Serratia fonticola genomic window:
- a CDS encoding reverse transcriptase domain-containing protein encodes MNVVGNQRQVMWSAEDALVLKWVALNVMPLLPLHPKCEHVRGHGGGRTSLTRMQQAILREGYSWVCRTDIQGYYASINKKVLLGQLARHVKHPVLINLLTQYIHYCVEDGGEFYTPERGIARGCALSPLMGALHLWALDHHFSQQENIYYARYMDDVVIMTKTRWSLRRHVKALNGHFEKLSFHQHPDKTYVGQLAKGFDWMGAQLGRAGLQGIAPRALTNHRTKVRRLYEQTRSLPVAERARRVSNYLRRWEIWRRCLVGSLCMWCGTLLAETVQMSHDVRTYDLRGTGPSSREYRAEKRSNSTITIYTPHTKNVSMGSPKYLQLAFRLEDWATPGDYCDITVNASIGGNLSATNATIKSAPGNGFCVTDSNPLVSMVANDGIEILFKLGQNRDRFYVKRFKTISEPTVLVHDVYSPASAGYKVLINDNLGNPPLTQADINLLPAPVSCTATLSSKHVAFGDVSWSDAGDPVTTEVTTVCRSKDGVDARLKVSSALPNSPRGLSLLGTTQPDWYVHAAIGRPTCSPDEGLDLRPGGAAHGFFVSPGKPSAQSIVWNLCYLPDGRNRSRSQGGGLETSALVDVTWD; translated from the coding sequence ATGAATGTTGTTGGCAATCAACGTCAGGTGATGTGGTCTGCTGAGGATGCGCTGGTACTCAAGTGGGTGGCACTGAACGTTATGCCCTTATTGCCGCTGCACCCGAAGTGTGAGCATGTACGGGGGCATGGCGGAGGCCGTACTTCATTGACACGTATGCAGCAGGCTATCTTGCGTGAAGGCTATTCGTGGGTGTGTAGAACGGATATTCAAGGTTACTACGCCAGTATCAATAAAAAAGTGCTGCTTGGTCAATTGGCTCGGCATGTGAAGCACCCCGTCCTTATAAATCTATTGACGCAGTATATCCACTACTGCGTTGAGGACGGCGGTGAGTTTTATACCCCAGAGAGGGGCATTGCCCGCGGTTGCGCTCTGAGCCCCCTGATGGGGGCATTGCACTTGTGGGCGCTGGACCATCATTTTTCACAACAGGAAAATATATATTATGCACGCTATATGGATGACGTGGTGATTATGACGAAAACACGCTGGTCTCTGCGCCGTCATGTAAAAGCCCTTAACGGGCATTTTGAAAAGCTAAGTTTCCATCAACATCCGGACAAGACCTATGTCGGCCAGCTGGCCAAGGGTTTTGACTGGATGGGCGCACAGTTGGGGCGTGCGGGGCTGCAGGGTATTGCTCCGCGCGCGCTGACAAACCATCGGACGAAGGTACGGCGGCTTTATGAGCAAACGCGATCGCTGCCTGTTGCAGAACGGGCCAGGCGCGTGTCAAATTATCTTCGCCGCTGGGAAATTTGGCGGAGGTGTCTTGTAGGCTCCCTGTGTATGTGGTGCGGCACACTCCTAGCTGAAACCGTGCAAATGTCTCATGACGTCCGTACATACGACCTGCGGGGCACGGGACCCTCGTCTCGAGAGTATCGTGCAGAAAAAAGGTCGAACTCCACGATCACGATATATACCCCTCATACTAAGAATGTGTCCATGGGATCCCCCAAGTACCTACAACTCGCATTTCGTCTCGAAGACTGGGCAACCCCCGGCGACTACTGCGACATAACCGTAAATGCGTCCATCGGCGGAAACCTTTCCGCCACCAATGCAACGATTAAATCCGCACCGGGGAACGGCTTTTGTGTAACGGATTCCAACCCTCTCGTGTCTATGGTCGCCAATGATGGCATCGAGATCCTCTTCAAGCTTGGGCAAAACCGCGACCGCTTCTATGTCAAAAGATTCAAGACAATATCCGAGCCTACGGTCCTTGTGCACGACGTATACTCGCCGGCGTCTGCTGGATATAAAGTCCTAATAAATGACAACCTAGGCAACCCTCCTCTTACGCAAGCGGACATAAATCTCCTGCCTGCTCCGGTGTCCTGTACCGCGACCTTGTCGTCTAAACATGTCGCTTTCGGTGACGTCTCCTGGTCCGACGCAGGGGACCCTGTGACCACTGAGGTGACTACGGTGTGTCGTTCTAAGGACGGAGTGGATGCTCGGCTGAAAGTCTCATCCGCGCTTCCCAACTCACCTCGCGGACTAAGCTTGCTGGGTACAACGCAACCTGATTGGTACGTCCATGCTGCGATTGGACGGCCTACTTGCTCTCCCGATGAGGGCCTTGATCTGCGCCCCGGGGGGGCGGCCCATGGTTTCTTTGTCTCCCCTGGAAAGCCATCGGCGCAATCGATAGTTTGGAATCTCTGCTATCTACCTGACGGGCGTAACAGAAGCCGATCTCAGGGGGGGGGGTTGGAGACGAGCGCGCTGGTGGACGTCACCTGGGATTAA